In a genomic window of Mycolicibacterium neoaurum VKM Ac-1815D:
- a CDS encoding APC family permease, which produces MTTSSSEAGTGSVSKGLAEGKVGTLSGAMLGISCVAPGYTLTASIGVIVAAVGLKMPAIFIAGFIPMFLTAYAYRELNSRTPDCGASFTWSTKAFGPYVGWMCGWGMVVASIIVLSNLAAIAVEFFYLLIARVFNQPGIADLAGNVAVNIITTLVFIALATLIASRGITTSERVQFVLVGFQLVVLVAFAVTAFVHVSRGDAPAGLSFDLDWFNPFTGLTLAVFAVGLTGSIFAFWGWDTCLTLGEESKDPTKVPGRAGLLCVTSILITYLLIAVAVMMYAGVGEEGLGLGNPENSENVFGALADPVLGPWFGPLLYLAVFASSVASLQTTFLPAARAMLAMGAYRAFPARFAEVSPRFLTPVYSTVVAGVVTAGFYTVVKLLSDNALWDTIAALGIMICWYYGITAFACVWFFRRELFANAHNIIFKFLFPLLGGLMLAVVFVIAIGESMNPENGSGAEIGGIGLVFFIGFGILALGAVLMLVMRARRPEFFLGQTLRRDTPALKE; this is translated from the coding sequence GTGACCACGAGCAGTTCGGAAGCGGGCACCGGATCGGTCTCCAAGGGTCTCGCCGAGGGGAAGGTCGGCACCCTGTCCGGTGCCATGCTCGGGATCTCCTGCGTGGCACCGGGCTATACCCTGACCGCGAGCATCGGGGTGATCGTCGCCGCGGTGGGTCTGAAGATGCCGGCGATCTTCATCGCCGGGTTCATCCCGATGTTCCTTACCGCCTACGCCTACCGCGAATTGAACTCCCGCACACCGGACTGCGGGGCATCGTTCACCTGGTCCACCAAGGCCTTCGGACCCTACGTGGGATGGATGTGCGGGTGGGGCATGGTGGTCGCCTCGATCATCGTGTTGTCCAACCTGGCGGCGATCGCCGTCGAATTCTTCTACCTGTTGATCGCGCGCGTGTTCAATCAGCCCGGCATCGCCGATCTGGCGGGCAATGTCGCGGTCAACATCATCACCACCCTGGTGTTCATCGCACTGGCGACACTGATCGCCAGTCGTGGCATCACGACCAGCGAGCGCGTCCAGTTCGTGCTGGTGGGTTTTCAGTTGGTCGTGCTGGTGGCGTTCGCGGTCACCGCATTCGTGCACGTGAGCCGTGGCGACGCTCCGGCCGGCCTGAGCTTCGACCTGGACTGGTTCAACCCCTTTACCGGGCTGACGCTGGCCGTGTTCGCCGTCGGCCTCACCGGCTCGATCTTCGCGTTCTGGGGGTGGGACACCTGCCTGACCCTCGGTGAGGAATCCAAGGATCCGACCAAGGTGCCGGGACGCGCGGGGCTGTTGTGTGTGACGTCGATCCTGATCACTTATCTGCTGATCGCGGTCGCCGTGATGATGTACGCCGGCGTCGGCGAGGAGGGGCTCGGCCTGGGCAACCCGGAGAACTCGGAGAATGTCTTCGGTGCGCTGGCCGACCCGGTGCTGGGTCCGTGGTTCGGTCCGCTGCTCTATCTGGCGGTGTTCGCCTCCTCGGTGGCCAGCCTGCAGACCACCTTCCTGCCCGCGGCCCGCGCCATGCTCGCGATGGGCGCCTACCGGGCGTTCCCGGCCCGCTTCGCCGAGGTGAGCCCGCGCTTCCTGACCCCGGTGTACTCGACGGTGGTCGCCGGTGTGGTCACCGCCGGCTTCTACACCGTGGTCAAGCTGTTGTCCGACAATGCGCTCTGGGACACCATCGCCGCGTTGGGCATCATGATCTGCTGGTACTACGGCATCACCGCATTCGCCTGCGTCTGGTTCTTCCGGCGTGAGTTGTTCGCCAACGCCCACAACATCATCTTCAAATTCCTGTTCCCGCTGTTGGGTGGGCTGATGCTGGCGGTCGTGTTCGTCATCGCGATCGGCGAGAGCATGAATCCGGAGAACGGCAGCGGTGCGGAGATCGGTGGCATCGGGCTGGTGTTCTTCATCGGATTCGGCATCCTGGCACTCGGGGCGGTGCTGATGCTCGTGATGCGGGCGCGACGACCGGAGTTCTTCCTCGGCCAGACCCTGAG